In Planctomycetota bacterium, the genomic window CTCTTGGCAGCTGCGGGCCATGACGTGTGCACGGTGCCCGCCCAGGCGCTCACCGCGGCGGAGGGCCCACAAAACAGGTTCGCGTGAAAAAAACACGGCAAGTAGCCGTTTGGAGCGTGCGGATGGGTCATTGAAAGGCTATTCTTGTGGAAAAGGCGTGGCTTGTAAGCTGTCTTGAAATCCTGCCCGGCTCGACGCCAACGCCCTCTCGCCGTGGAGGCCCCTCCCATGCTCGTCTCGTTCTCGGTCTCGAACTTCCGGTCATTCGGCGAGGAAGTGACGCTGAACATGGTCGCGAGCGGTCGCTATCAAGACCATCCAGAGCACGTTATGCCATTGCCAGGTATCGACCGCTCTGTGGTTCGTACCGCGGTGATCTACGGGGCGAACGCTGCGGGGAAGTCGAATCTCATCAAGGCGATGGACTACGCCCAGAAGTGGATCCTCGGGCAGGCCGACCGCGGCAGGCCGGTCGACGCTTATGCGTTCCAGACGAATGCAAGAGACAGGCCGACGAGCTTTGAATTCCGGTTCGTCGCTGCCGGAAGAATTTTCGCCTATGGATTCGACGTGACGGAGCGATCGATCCGAGGGGAGTGGCTGGCGGTTGTCAACGGAGACGACGAAGAAGCTCTTTTTGAGCGAAATGCCGAAGGACATACGACGGTCCATGAAGCGAATCTCGACAGGCGTTTCCCAGACGACACGAAGCTCTTCGACCTCCTGACGTCGCGTGCCAAGAACGATCTCAATGACTCACAGTTATTCCTGGAGTCGATTCGGGAAGTGCGGGATGCCAGCCAAGGAACGACGATGGCTGCCGTCGTTCAATGGCTGACGCGGACACTCGTTGTCATTCCGATAGAACAATCTCACGAGCCGATCCTAACCCGCCTCTCTCGCGATCCGGAGTACCTCGGGTTCGTTGAGGCACTCCTTGGAAACGTCGGGACGGGTATCCATCGGCTCCAGATCGAGGAGCGCGAACGGCCAATCCCCAAGGAAATGGAGAAGTCCTTCGACGGTTTTGCTAGGCACGTGTCAAGTGATCCGGATTCCGACACCGTCTATTCACGGAATCTCCAGACTCCCGGACGCTTCGTGGCCCGCTATCTCATGGCTTACCATCAGCGCGAAGGAAACGATTACAAACTCCTGATGAGCGAGGAATCAGACGGAACCCGTCGGCTTCTGGCGCTTGCCCCGCTCCTCAAGGCCGGTGCGAAGGAGCCGCGGGTGTTTGTCGTCGACGAGCTCGACCGAAGTCTTCATCCGTTGCTCTGCTGGGAGTTTCTCCGGCTCTTCGCCGACACGATGCCCGGCGCGCAGCGGCAGCTCGTCGTCACCACCCACGAAGCCCATTTGCTCAATCAGGAATTGTTGCGGCGCGACGAATACTGGTTCATGGAGAAGGACGAGACGCAGCAGAGCCGGCTCTATCCGCTCTCCGAATATCGGGATGTACGAAAGGATCTCCAGCTCGAGAGGGGATACCTCAGCGGTCGCTTCGGCGCGGTGCCGGTCATCGGCCGCACCGACGAGATCGAGGCTCTTCTGGCCGATCCTGGAAAGGAGCCGATGGCCGATGCCCCTCAAGCGACGCCCACTTGACCGCGAGAGTGGCGTGGTTCGCGACGCGTCTCTCGTCGTGATCGCATCCGAAGACACCTACGCGGTGCAGCACTACTTCGCCAAGTTCCATGCGAGGCGGGTGCAATTCAAGGTGCTGCCCACCGCAGGGGGCCGATCATCGCCGGAGGCGGTGCTCGAACGTCTCGACAGTTACCGGCGTGAATACGACATCAGTGAGGGCGACGAGCTCTGGGTCTGTATCGATCTGGATCATTGGGCGGAGGCTGCCCACATCGCCAACCTGAGGCGGGTGCAGAAAGAAGCGGAAGACAAGGGATACAGCGTCGCTCTCAGCAACCCCTGTTTCGACTTCTGGATCCTTCTCCACTTCGAGGATCCACCATCGGACGGGATCCGGCGATGTGGCGATGTCGCCGACAGGCTGCGGCAGATTCTTGGCGGCTTCACGAAAAGGTCGATCCAGCACCTTCGACTCGCTCCGCAGCAGGTCGAGCAAGCAATTGAACGTGCCCGGCAACTCCCCGTGGTGGACAGGCTCACACCGGGCGGCCCCACGACC contains:
- a CDS encoding ATP-binding protein, with product MLVSFSVSNFRSFGEEVTLNMVASGRYQDHPEHVMPLPGIDRSVVRTAVIYGANAAGKSNLIKAMDYAQKWILGQADRGRPVDAYAFQTNARDRPTSFEFRFVAAGRIFAYGFDVTERSIRGEWLAVVNGDDEEALFERNAEGHTTVHEANLDRRFPDDTKLFDLLTSRAKNDLNDSQLFLESIREVRDASQGTTMAAVVQWLTRTLVVIPIEQSHEPILTRLSRDPEYLGFVEALLGNVGTGIHRLQIEERERPIPKEMEKSFDGFARHVSSDPDSDTVYSRNLQTPGRFVARYLMAYHQREGNDYKLLMSEESDGTRRLLALAPLLKAGAKEPRVFVVDELDRSLHPLLCWEFLRLFADTMPGAQRQLVVTTHEAHLLNQELLRRDEYWFMEKDETQQSRLYPLSEYRDVRKDLQLERGYLSGRFGAVPVIGRTDEIEALLADPGKEPMADAPQATPT
- a CDS encoding RloB domain-containing protein; translated protein: MYERISSSRGDTSAVASARCRSSAAPTRSRLFWPILERSRWPMPLKRRPLDRESGVVRDASLVVIASEDTYAVQHYFAKFHARRVQFKVLPTAGGRSSPEAVLERLDSYRREYDISEGDELWVCIDLDHWAEAAHIANLRRVQKEAEDKGYSVALSNPCFDFWILLHFEDPPSDGIRRCGDVADRLRQILGGFTKRSIQHLRLAPQQVEQAIERARQLPVVDRLTPGGPTTQMHRVLESLLTREAIRLKEPR